The following are encoded in a window of Gossypium raimondii isolate GPD5lz chromosome 13, ASM2569854v1, whole genome shotgun sequence genomic DNA:
- the LOC105783897 gene encoding uncharacterized protein LOC105783897 isoform X2, producing the protein MATPPPPLLKIDLWAIRSGYSRIIKAHSRHFLALSLLFLLPFSFFLSIYPFIAIESYLSFLQQDPSIFPTKIFILNLLYTIPISIFSLLATGSITYSIFHGFYGRPIKLLSAIKAAFTSFFPLFSTCLVTQLIVSGISLILGLAFSAVVILGFQVHYPSPYFIFLCLVYVIILLFIVVHLQVNWIFAYVVVVVESSWGFEPLKRSRNLVKGMKGVALKIILLFGFVISINTWRSVMTYRDSAAHKWTIFYIYATAVHGELAEDEEFAVKNSSLAVEDAKVPRVVSMV; encoded by the exons ATGGCAACGCCACCACCACCACTCTTAAAGATCGACCTTTGGGCCATCCGTTCTGGATACAGCCGGATAATCAAAGCCCACTCCCGCCACTTCCTAGCTCTCTCACTCCTCTTCCTCCTccctttctctttcttcttatCCATCTACCCCTTCATCGCCATTGAATCCTACCTCAGCTTTCTTCAGCAAGATCCCTCCATCTTCCCCACTAAAATCTTTATCCTAAATCTCCTTTACACCATCCCCATCTCTATCTTCTCCCTATTGGCCACCGGTTCCATCACTTATAGCATTTTCCACGGCTTTTACGGTCGACCCATCAAGCTTTTATCCGCTATTAAGGCGGCTTTCACTTCCTTCTTCCCTCTCTTCTCGACTTGCCTTGTAACCCAGCTTATCGTTTCTGGGATCAGTTTGATCCTTGGTTTAGCCTTTTCTGCAGTAGTCATTTTAGGCTTCCAAGTTCATTACCCTtcaccttattttattttcctttgccTTGTTTACGTGATTATTCTCTTGTTTATTGTGGTTCATTTACAAGTGAATTGGATATTTGCTTACGTAGTCGTCGTCGTTGAATCAAGCTGGGGGTTTGAACCATTAAAGCGAAGTCGAAATTTAGTTAAAGGAATGAAAGGGGTTGCTTTGAAGATTATACTGCTTTTCGGCTTCGTAATTTCCATTAATACCTGGCGCTCAGTTATGACATACAGGGATTCAGCTGCTCATAAATGGACAA TTTTCTATATATATGCCACGGCTGTACATGGAGAGCTTGCTGAAGATGAGGAATTTGCAGTTAAGAATTCAAGTTTGGCTGTGGAAGATGCAAAAGTTCCTCGCGTTGTTTCAATGGTTTAA
- the LOC105783897 gene encoding uncharacterized protein LOC105783897 isoform X1, producing MATPPPPLLKIDLWAIRSGYSRIIKAHSRHFLALSLLFLLPFSFFLSIYPFIAIESYLSFLQQDPSIFPTKIFILNLLYTIPISIFSLLATGSITYSIFHGFYGRPIKLLSAIKAAFTSFFPLFSTCLVTQLIVSGISLILGLAFSAVVILGFQVHYPSPYFIFLCLVYVIILLFIVVHLQVNWIFAYVVVVVESSWGFEPLKRSRNLVKGMKGVALKIILLFGFVISINTWRSVMTYRDSAAHKWTSWVFVLNMDVTSTFSMMLMFCNLAANTVFYIYATAVHGELAEDEEFAVKNSSLAVEDAKVPRVVSMV from the coding sequence ATGGCAACGCCACCACCACCACTCTTAAAGATCGACCTTTGGGCCATCCGTTCTGGATACAGCCGGATAATCAAAGCCCACTCCCGCCACTTCCTAGCTCTCTCACTCCTCTTCCTCCTccctttctctttcttcttatCCATCTACCCCTTCATCGCCATTGAATCCTACCTCAGCTTTCTTCAGCAAGATCCCTCCATCTTCCCCACTAAAATCTTTATCCTAAATCTCCTTTACACCATCCCCATCTCTATCTTCTCCCTATTGGCCACCGGTTCCATCACTTATAGCATTTTCCACGGCTTTTACGGTCGACCCATCAAGCTTTTATCCGCTATTAAGGCGGCTTTCACTTCCTTCTTCCCTCTCTTCTCGACTTGCCTTGTAACCCAGCTTATCGTTTCTGGGATCAGTTTGATCCTTGGTTTAGCCTTTTCTGCAGTAGTCATTTTAGGCTTCCAAGTTCATTACCCTtcaccttattttattttcctttgccTTGTTTACGTGATTATTCTCTTGTTTATTGTGGTTCATTTACAAGTGAATTGGATATTTGCTTACGTAGTCGTCGTCGTTGAATCAAGCTGGGGGTTTGAACCATTAAAGCGAAGTCGAAATTTAGTTAAAGGAATGAAAGGGGTTGCTTTGAAGATTATACTGCTTTTCGGCTTCGTAATTTCCATTAATACCTGGCGCTCAGTTATGACATACAGGGATTCAGCTGCTCATAAATGGACAAGTTGGGTATTTGTTTTGAATATGGACGTCACTTCCACCTTCTCTATGATGTTAATGTTTTGTAATTTAGCTGCAAATACAGTTTTCTATATATATGCCACGGCTGTACATGGAGAGCTTGCTGAAGATGAGGAATTTGCAGTTAAGAATTCAAGTTTGGCTGTGGAAGATGCAAAAGTTCCTCGCGTTGTTTCAATGGTTTAA